From a single Anaerolineae bacterium genomic region:
- a CDS encoding protein kinase: MMIDWRGKQIGKYEVKDLLGQGGMGQVYQAYHPALERDVAIKTIYPHLARDPDFVTRFQREAKLVAALRHPGIVQVHDFDVADSTFYMVMEFVQGETLEKRLATCQAQGEQIPLPEALRLFQLITQAVAHAHSQKILHRDLKPANVLLTPQGQPILADFGLSKIIGAERLADTGSVLGTPAYMSPEQCASEPGDERSDIYALGIMLYELTTGSLPFSSKTPVGIILKHISEPPAPPRTLNPHLPAGVEAIIQKALEKKPAHRFQSVQEMLEALEETVALPLAGLPPLPAEAEADRRCPYRGLQAFEEEHAEFFFGREVLVDQLVDTLNTLLSDQDTRQEGTTRFLAVLGASGSGKSSLVRAGLIPTLRAGVISGSNMWAIHILKPDERPLEALAAGLAPVLASQENHLKETRRLLDNLATDSRALHLAVRLAWQNKSPEQRLLLIVDQFEEVFTLCQNEDERRRFIENLLYAAAVGKGRVFVSLTMRADFYHRCAAYRDLAARISTQQVLVGPMSEAELRRAIERPAQVAGLRFEPGLVDTILADVAQQPGALPLLQHALLELWEWRHGQLLTLRAYQTSGGVPGAIAQRAETLYATFRPQEQIIVRRVMLRLTQPGEGTEDTRRRVHKSELLPDPKDPKFAGQVKAIESVIHQLADARLVTTGRDIVTGEEQIDVAHEALIRGWARLRGWLDENRTALRTHRRLTEAANEWERQRREKSYLYRGGRLTEAEEFATAYAADMNPVEREFLQASIDLRTREAQEAEQRRQQELIQAQRLAEEQRLRAEEQTQAATQLRRRALWLSSALLMLGVVLLVALMAFIAAIVFGRQASNNAELAQAEANHAIAAEGTAQAEATRAIAAESTAVAEADRALAAEKTAQAEADRALKAEGTAVAQRLETEHQREIALARQLAAQALTYMDDRLDLALLLSLEANRFTNTVEVKSSLLTGLESAGPHLTALLRGHTDDVTGIAFSPDGQTLASSSFDRSIILWDMNTRQALGEPIALPWSPVSNVAFSPDGQTLASVDITGAIILWDAETREQLGQLSVNLPPTGVNMAVQTMAFSPDGQTLAVGKCKEVSADIACQKGEILLWDVESRQLRGESLTGHTNDISSVAFSPDGQILASGSWDNTIILWDVATGQPVGDPLTGHTNSVNSVAFSPDRRILASGSADDTIILWDMETRQPIGEPLTGHEDGVLNVAFSPDSKMLASGSSDKTIILWDVKKGQPIGQPLTGHTTDVESVSFSPTENLLASSELNKTILLWDVSAHESLGRPFTDPKSYLRAIAMSPDGQTLASVGFNNEIVLWDAISGQPIGEPLTGHTDSVWGMTFSPDGKMLVSGSWDDTIILWDVETGQPSGEPLTGHTTDVRCVAFSPDGAMLASGDSDSNIILWDVATGQPIGEPLTDHHSSVGSIVFSPDGKILASAGGNLILWDVATQQPLDVPLVGHTNYVGNVVFSPDGQMLASGGYDQTIILWNVATGQPLGQPLVSHTRNILDMAFSPDGQMLASADPEAIILWDVASGQPIGQPLDGSAFDILFSPDGKTLISADNGITLWDVDFVSWQARACRMANRNLTQAEWEQFIGADTPYQRTCPDLPSGEAAQSAP; this comes from the coding sequence TCCCTTACCCGAAGCCTTACGCCTCTTCCAGTTGATCACCCAGGCCGTCGCCCATGCCCACAGCCAAAAAATCCTGCACCGGGACCTCAAACCGGCCAATGTACTTCTGACCCCCCAAGGGCAGCCAATTCTGGCCGACTTCGGCCTGTCTAAAATTATCGGCGCAGAGCGTTTAGCCGATACCGGTTCGGTGCTGGGCACCCCGGCTTACATGTCGCCCGAACAATGCGCCAGCGAACCGGGCGACGAACGCAGCGACATTTACGCCCTGGGCATCATGTTGTACGAGTTGACCACCGGCAGCCTGCCCTTCAGCAGCAAAACGCCCGTCGGCATCATTCTCAAACATATCTCTGAACCCCCGGCCCCGCCCCGCACCCTCAACCCCCATTTGCCGGCCGGGGTAGAGGCCATCATCCAAAAAGCACTAGAGAAAAAGCCCGCCCATCGTTTTCAGTCGGTTCAAGAGATGCTGGAGGCGCTGGAGGAAACGGTAGCCTTACCCCTGGCGGGCCTTCCCCCCCTTCCGGCGGAAGCGGAAGCCGACCGGCGCTGTCCTTACCGGGGCTTGCAGGCGTTTGAGGAAGAACACGCCGAATTCTTCTTTGGCCGCGAGGTATTGGTGGACCAGTTGGTGGACACCCTAAACACCCTCCTCTCTGACCAAGACACCCGCCAAGAAGGAACGACCCGCTTTCTGGCGGTGCTGGGAGCATCCGGCAGCGGCAAGTCATCGTTGGTGCGGGCGGGTTTAATCCCCACGCTTCGCGCCGGGGTTATCTCTGGCAGCAATATGTGGGCCATCCACATCCTCAAGCCGGACGAGCGTCCCCTGGAAGCTCTGGCTGCCGGGTTAGCGCCCGTTCTGGCTAGCCAGGAAAATCACTTAAAAGAAACACGGCGTCTGCTGGACAACCTGGCTACCGATAGCCGCGCGCTGCACCTGGCTGTCCGTTTGGCCTGGCAAAATAAATCCCCTGAACAACGCCTGCTGCTGATTGTGGACCAGTTTGAGGAGGTCTTCACCCTCTGCCAGAATGAGGATGAGCGACGCCGCTTTATTGAAAATTTACTCTACGCCGCTGCCGTGGGCAAGGGACGGGTGTTCGTCAGCCTGACCATGCGGGCCGACTTCTACCATCGTTGTGCGGCCTACCGCGACCTGGCCGCGCGTATTTCGACACAGCAGGTGCTGGTCGGCCCCATGAGTGAAGCCGAACTGCGGCGGGCCATCGAACGGCCGGCCCAGGTGGCCGGGCTGCGCTTTGAGCCGGGGTTGGTAGACACCATTCTGGCCGACGTTGCCCAACAGCCGGGCGCGCTGCCCCTGTTGCAGCATGCCCTCTTAGAGTTATGGGAATGGCGGCACGGCCAACTCCTCACCTTGCGGGCTTACCAAACCAGCGGCGGCGTGCCCGGAGCCATTGCCCAGCGAGCCGAAACTCTGTACGCTACCTTTAGACCGCAAGAACAAATCATCGTCCGGCGGGTCATGCTGCGCCTGACCCAGCCCGGCGAAGGCACTGAAGACACTCGACGGCGGGTTCACAAGAGCGAACTGCTGCCTGATCCCAAAGACCCGAAGTTTGCCGGCCAGGTGAAGGCAATTGAATCGGTGATCCACCAACTGGCCGACGCCCGGCTGGTGACAACCGGCCGCGATATCGTCACCGGCGAGGAGCAGATAGACGTGGCTCACGAAGCCCTGATCCGGGGCTGGGCCAGGTTGCGAGGCTGGCTGGACGAAAATCGAACCGCGCTCCGCACGCATCGCCGGTTGACCGAGGCCGCCAATGAGTGGGAACGGCAGCGCCGGGAAAAGAGTTACCTGTACCGGGGGGGGCGTCTGACCGAGGCTGAAGAGTTTGCCACGGCTTACGCCGCCGATATGAATCCGGTGGAACGGGAATTTTTGCAGGCCAGCATTGACCTACGCACGCGAGAAGCCCAAGAAGCCGAGCAACGCCGCCAGCAGGAGTTGATTCAGGCCCAACGCCTGGCCGAAGAACAGCGTCTCCGGGCCGAAGAGCAGACCCAGGCAGCTACCCAGCTACGCCGTCGCGCCCTTTGGTTAAGCAGCGCCCTGCTCATGCTGGGCGTGGTCTTGCTGGTGGCCCTGATGGCCTTTATTGCGGCCATTGTCTTTGGGCGACAGGCCAGCAACAACGCCGAGTTGGCTCAGGCCGAGGCAAACCACGCCATAGCGGCTGAAGGTACGGCCCAGGCCGAAGCTACGCGGGCCATTGCCGCCGAGAGTACCGCCGTAGCTGAAGCAGACCGCGCTCTCGCGGCCGAGAAGACGGCCCAAGCCGAGGCAGACCGCGCGCTCAAGGCAGAGGGCACAGCCGTAGCCCAGCGCCTGGAAACCGAACACCAACGTGAAATTGCTCTGGCCCGCCAATTGGCCGCCCAGGCCTTGACGTATATGGACGACCGCCTGGACCTGGCCTTGCTGCTAAGCTTGGAAGCCAATCGCTTTACCAACACGGTGGAGGTCAAAAGTAGTCTCCTAACCGGCTTGGAATCTGCCGGCCCCCATCTCACCGCTCTGCTGCGCGGCCATACCGACGACGTAACCGGCATTGCCTTTAGCCCGGATGGGCAAACCCTGGCTTCAAGTAGTTTTGATCGTTCTATCATTCTTTGGGATATGAACACCCGCCAGGCGCTTGGCGAGCCGATTGCTTTGCCCTGGTCGCCCGTGTCTAACGTGGCCTTCAGCCCGGATGGGCAAACCCTGGCCTCGGTTGACATCACTGGGGCCATCATTTTGTGGGATGCGGAAACGCGCGAGCAGTTGGGACAATTGAGTGTAAACCTCCCCCCCACCGGAGTCAACATGGCCGTGCAAACCATGGCCTTCAGCCCGGATGGGCAAACCCTGGCCGTAGGCAAATGTAAAGAGGTGTCGGCAGATATAGCTTGCCAGAAAGGTGAAATCCTCCTGTGGGACGTCGAGTCTCGCCAGCTTCGCGGCGAGTCGCTCACCGGCCATACCAACGACATATCCAGCGTCGCCTTCAGCCCGGATGGTCAAATCCTGGCCTCCGGCAGTTGGGACAACACCATCATCTTGTGGGATGTTGCCACCGGACAGCCCGTGGGCGACCCGCTCACCGGCCACACCAACAGCGTGAATAGCGTGGCCTTTAGCCCAGATAGAAGGATTTTGGCTTCAGGCAGTGCGGATGATACGATCATTTTGTGGGACATGGAAACCCGCCAACCCATCGGTGAACCTCTCACCGGCCACGAGGATGGGGTGTTGAACGTGGCCTTCAGCCCAGACAGCAAAATGCTGGCCTCGGGCAGCAGCGACAAAACCATCATTCTGTGGGACGTAAAAAAAGGTCAGCCAATTGGTCAACCCCTGACCGGCCACACCACGGATGTGGAAAGCGTGTCCTTTAGCCCGACAGAGAATCTGTTGGCTTCAAGCGAACTAAACAAAACCATTCTACTTTGGGACGTGTCGGCCCACGAATCCCTGGGGCGCCCCTTCACCGACCCCAAGTCATATCTACGGGCCATAGCGATGAGTCCAGACGGCCAGACCCTGGCTTCAGTTGGTTTTAATAATGAGATTGTTTTGTGGGATGCAATAAGCGGCCAGCCTATTGGTGAGCCGCTTACGGGCCACACCGACTCAGTATGGGGTATGACCTTCAGCCCGGATGGTAAAATGTTAGTTTCAGGCAGTTGGGACGATACGATTATTCTGTGGGATGTAGAAACGGGCCAGCCTAGTGGTGAACCACTGACTGGCCATACCACAGATGTAAGATGTGTAGCCTTCAGTCCAGATGGCGCAATGCTGGCTTCAGGCGACTCGGATAGTAATATCATCCTCTGGGATGTTGCCACGGGCCAGCCTATTGGCGAACCTCTGACCGACCACCATAGTAGTGTTGGAAGCATCGTCTTTAGCCCAGACGGCAAAATCCTGGCCTCGGCGGGGGGCAATCTCATCCTCTGGGATGTTGCCACACAGCAACCGCTTGATGTTCCTCTAGTCGGTCACACCAACTACGTGGGTAACGTTGTTTTCAGTCCGGATGGCCAGATGTTGGCCTCCGGTGGCTATGACCAGACCATCATTCTTTGGAACGTAGCGACAGGCCAACCCCTTGGCCAACCACTTGTCAGCCACACAAGAAATATCCTTGATATGGCCTTCAGCCCAGATGGCCAGATGTTAGCCTCGGCCGACCCTGAGGCCATCATCCTATGGGATGTAGCTTCCGGCCAACCCATTGGTCAGCCTCTCGATGGCTCAGCATTCGATATTCTTTTCAGTCCAGATGGCAAAACATTAATCTCAGCAGATAATGGGATTACCCTATGGGACGTTGATTTTGTATCGTGGCAAGCCCGGGCCTGCCGGATGGCTAATCGCAATCTGACCCAGGCCGAATGGGAGCAGTTTATTGGGGCGGATACACCGTATCAACGCACTTGCCCCGACCTGCCTTCAGGTGAGGCAGCCCAAAGTGCGCCGTAA